The Paenibacillus wynnii DNA window ATCTGCGCATTAATCGCTTGGGCAGCCGCATTGGACAAGAACCATAAGCTCATGGTCTGGGCTGAGAAGGCGGAGGGTGCTAATTTAGTCGTAGCTGATAGTCCTACAGGAGACAAGCATAATTCCCCCAACACAACGATGAAATAGCTAAGAACGAGCCATAAAGGATTAACCATGGAATTCTCACCGACAAAGTAAGCCGGCAAGAGGATAACAAGGAAGGATAATCCGGCGAACAATAGACCTAAGGCAAATTTCTTCGGTATCGTGGGCTGCCGTTTTCCAAGCTTCACCCAAGCCCAAGCAAATAGGGGGGCTAAAGTGATAACAAACAAAGGATTTAAAGACTGGAACCAGGCTGGCGAAATATGAAGTCCGGCAAAATTGAGTTGCGTACGTTTATCTGCATAACTGGCAAGGATGGTTGACCCTTGTTCTTGAATAGCCCAGAACATAATCGCTGCAATAAACAGCGGAATATAAGCAATGAGTCTTGAGCGCTCAACACTTGTTGTTCGCGGACTACGGAACATAACAATAAAATATAGGGTTGGAATTAGAATTCCCAGAATACCTACGACCACGATAAAGGATTTAAACGTTAACAGACCTAACGGAATCGTAATAGCAACGATAATAGCGAGAACCACTGCACTGATACCGAATAAAAGGAACACCTTTTTCCGTTCCGCTCTTGATAACGGACTTGCTACTAAAGTGCCTGCAAGGCCGAGGTTCTTTTTCTTGGTATAGATAAAGACGAGTAATCCTAGGAACATGCCAACGGCTGCAATGCTGAAGCCCAGGTGGAAATTGTAATCCATACCGATGGTTCCTATAATTAGCGGAGCAATAAATGCCCCTAGGTTGATGCCCATGTAGAATATACTGAATCCTGCATCCCGGCGCCCATCATGTTCGCTGTAAAGTTCACCTACAATACTGGATACATTAGGCTTCAGCAAGCCCGTACCTAGCACGATCAGAACCATGGAAACAAAAAATAATGAAATACTTCCCGGGATGGCCAAGGTGATATGCCCCAGCATAATTAATATCCCGCCGTAGAATACAGCTTTTGACGCTCCAAATATCCGATCCGCTAACCAACCGCCAATAATCCCAGACATATAAACTAGTGAACCATAGATAGACATAATGGCGAGAGCGGTGCTCTCATCCATGCCGAGTCCACCTTGACTCAGTTCGTAATACATATAATAAACAAGGATAGCTTTCATACCATAGTAGGAAAATCGCTCCCAAAACTCTGTGAAGAATAGAGTAAACAACCCTTTAGGATGTCCAAAAAATCCCCGTTGCGGAACACTCTCTACAATTTTTTGTTTGTCTAAATCAGCCATGCTGCTACTTCCTCCCTAGATGGTAATAAAATTCTTCTGCTAAAGTATCATCCCTTAGTAAGAGTACCCATTATGAGTCGGTTTCAACTTACCAAACGCATATTAGACTTTACAGCGGACGAAAATAAATAGTATACAACATAGGTGGAAGGTTGGATATGACATAACTCCAAGAATGGATTTACACACCTTATCTAAATGAACCGAATTTCATGAAAAGAGCAACACATAGTGGTAGTCACTAGTGTTGCTCTTTGTACCACTCTGTCCATCGGGGTAGAGTCCGGTTGAGAAAGTTGCGTAAGCTTGATCAGTCATATGTTATTGTAAGAAAGTACAACAACACCAATTAACCGAACTTTTCAAATCTTGTGCAGGAGGCGATTCTAGAGTATGCAGGAACCCGATAAAATTTACAATACTGCGGTAGAAGCCACTCTTGAAGTGATTGGGGGCAAGTGGAAGCCGGTTATTTTGTTCCACCTCACGTTTGGGAAAAAGCGCAATGGCGAGCTGAAGCGTCTGATACCTACCCTAACGCAAAAAGTGTTGACTCAGCAGCTAGGGGAACTAGTAGATGCTGGCATCGTGTTCCGTATTTCGTATAACCAAGTGCCGCCGAAGGTCGAATATGAGCTGACGGACTATGGTTGGAGTCTGAAAGATATCCTTCATCTCATGTGCAGATGGGGGGACACGCATATTGAAAAAGTGTACGGCGACAGGGGAAGGGTGTTATTCCAACCGCCACGATCGGACGTATGAGACGTTAGGGGATTACTTTACGTTGGCGGAATTCCTCAAAGATGTCCATGAACATCTTTTCTGTATCGATGAAGTCATGGAATCCGAGGCGACGGGCTTTTGAGCTGTCAGAGAAAAAGTCGTAATCCCAAGAAAACACGAAATCTCCAAACCGCCACGATGAAACGTCCTTATAGCTATTCCTCGATAAATCATATTTCTTAACCATAAAATTCCACAGCGATTCCTTGTCCGCCATTACTACCTCTAAAGACATCGGTAACGGAGGAGCCGTATCGAGCTCAAAAAATGTCGCAATCTTCGGCCAAAGCTCGTTCCATCTGAACAAGTCGCCGTTCGTGATGTTAAAAGCCTGATTTGCGCAACGTTCATCGGTTGCCGCCCAGACTGTTGCGCGAGCCAGCAAGTTTGCATCGGTCATTTCCAGTAGGCTATTGTAAGCGCCAGGCTTCCCGGGAAAGCGGAGTGGCAGTCCGAGTTCCTTGGACATGGAAGCATAAATTGCGATAACCATCGCGAGGTTCATCGGATTGCCCAGTGCAAACCCGCTAACAACTGACGGACGAAGGGCCGACCAAGTCCATGGGGTTCCCGGTTGCCGTTGTTCAAGGAATTGCTGTTGGT harbors:
- a CDS encoding peptide MFS transporter; protein product: MADLDKQKIVESVPQRGFFGHPKGLFTLFFTEFWERFSYYGMKAILVYYMYYELSQGGLGMDESTALAIMSIYGSLVYMSGIIGGWLADRIFGASKAVFYGGILIMLGHITLAIPGSISLFFVSMVLIVLGTGLLKPNVSSIVGELYSEHDGRRDAGFSIFYMGINLGAFIAPLIIGTIGMDYNFHLGFSIAAVGMFLGLLVFIYTKKKNLGLAGTLVASPLSRAERKKVFLLFGISAVVLAIIVAITIPLGLLTFKSFIVVVGILGILIPTLYFIVMFRSPRTTSVERSRLIAYIPLFIAAIMFWAIQEQGSTILASYADKRTQLNFAGLHISPAWFQSLNPLFVITLAPLFAWAWVKLGKRQPTIPKKFALGLLFAGLSFLVILLPAYFVGENSMVNPLWLVLSYFIVVLGELCLSPVGLSATTKLAPSAFSAQTMSLWFLSNAAAQAINAQIVRFYSPATEMIYFGVIGGAAILLSILLYSFSSKIQGYMKGIQ
- a CDS encoding SDR family oxidoreductase — its product is MKPDEFMPNKTALVVGANGVIGRNLIDYLMTLPEWNIIGVSRRGGEDAGRLRYVAVDLLNEEDAFTELGKLTTVTHIFYAAYQDRPTWAELVPPNLAMLVNVVNAIEPIAPNLQHISLMQGFKVYGAHLGPFKTPARETDANHMPPEFNIDQQQFLEQRQPGTPWTWSALRPSVVSGFALGNPMNLAMVIAIYASMSKELGLPLRFPGKPGAYNSLLEMTDANLLARATVWAATDERCANQAFNITNGDLFRWNELWPKIATFFELDTAPPLPMSLEVVMADKESLWNFMVKKYDLSRNSYKDVSSWRFGDFVFSWDYDFFSDSSKARRLGFHDFIDTEKMFMDIFEEFRQRKVIP
- a CDS encoding winged helix-turn-helix transcriptional regulator codes for the protein MQEPDKIYNTAVEATLEVIGGKWKPVILFHLTFGKKRNGELKRLIPTLTQKVLTQQLGELVDAGIVFRISYNQVPPKVEYELTDYGWSLKDILHLMCRWGDTHIEKVYGDRGRVLFQPPRSDV